In Ailuropoda melanoleuca isolate Jingjing chromosome 4, ASM200744v2, whole genome shotgun sequence, the following proteins share a genomic window:
- the CELF5 gene encoding CUGBP Elav-like family member 5 isoform X6, with product MARPIQVKPADSESRGGDRKLFVGMLNKQQSEEDVLRLFQPFGVIDECTVLRGPDGSSKGCAFVKFSSHTEAQAAIHALHGSQTMPGASSSLVVKFADTDKERTLRRMQQMVGQLGILTPSLTLPFSPYSAYAQALMQQQTTVLSTSGSYLSPGVAFSPCHIQQIGAVSLNGLPATPIAPASGLHSPPLLGTTAVPGLVAPITNGFAGVVPFPGGHPALETVYANGLVPYPAQSPTVAETLHPAFSGVQQYTGPEGCNLFIYHLPQEFGDTELTQMFLPFGNIISSKVFMDRATNQSKCFGFVSFDNPASAQTAIQAMNGFQIGMKRLKVQLKRPKDPGHPY from the exons AGGACGTGCTGCGGCTGTTCCAGCCCTTTGGGGTCATCGACGAATGCACCGTGCTGCGCGGGCCTGACGGCAGCAGCAAAG GCTGTGCCTTTGTGAAGTTCTCCTCCCACACCGAAGCCCAGGCGGCCATCCACGCCCTGCACGGCAGCCAGACCATGCCG GGCGCCTCCTCCAGCCTGGTGGTCAAGTTTGCCGACACGGACAAGGAGCGGACACTGCGGCGCATGCAACAGATGGTGGGCCAGCTGGGCATCCTGACGCCATCCCTCACCCTGCCCTTCAGCCCTTACAGTGCCTACGCCCAGGCT ctcatgcagCAGCAGACAACGGTCCTGTCCACGTCGGGCAGCTACCTGAGCCCTGGCGTGGCCTTCTCACCCTGCCACATCCAGCAGATTGGCGCTGTCAGCCTTAACGGGCTGCCTGCCACGCCCATCGCCCCTGCCTCTG GACTGCACTCACCCCCGCTGCTTGGCACCACTGCCGTGCCTGGGCTCGTGGCTCCCATCACCAATGGCTTCGCAGGTGTCGTGCCCTTTCCTGGGGGGCACCCCGCCCTAGAGACCGTGTATGCCAATGGCCTTGTGCCCTACCCAG CTCAGAGTCCGACCGTAGCCGAGACCCTCCATCCCGCCTTCTCTGGAGTCCAGCAGTACACAG GTCCCGAAGGCTGTAACCTGTTTATCTACCACCTCCCCCAGGAGTTTGGAGACACGGAGCTGACGCAGATGTTCCTGCCCTTCGGCAATATCATCTCCTCCAAGGTGTTTATGGATCGGGCCACCAACCAGAGCAAATGTTTTG GCTTCGTGAGCTTTGACAACCCGGCCAGCGCGCAGACGGCCATCCAGGCCATGAACGGCTTTCAGATTGGCATGAAGAGGCTCAAAGTGCAGCTGAAGCGGCCCAAAGACCCGGGACACCCCTACTGA
- the CELF5 gene encoding CUGBP Elav-like family member 5 isoform X2: MARPIQVKPADSESRGGRDRKLFVGMLNKQQSEEDVLRLFQPFGVIDECTVLRGPDGSSKGCAFVKFSSHTEAQAAIHALHGSQTMPGASSSLVVKFADTDKERTLRRMQQMVGQLGILTPSLTLPFSPYSAYAQALMQQQTTVLSTSGSYLSPGVAFSPCHIQQIGAVSLNGLPATPIAPASGLHSPPLLGTTAVPGLVAPITNGFAGVVPFPGGHPALETVYANGLVPYPAQSPTVAETLHPAFSGVQQYTAMYPTAAITPIAHSVPQPPPLLQQQQREGPEGCNLFIYHLPQEFGDTELTQMFLPFGNIISSKVFMDRATNQSKCFGPREPGSRGRSAGGSGGRPRCPPSRVHPGLRRLREL, from the exons AGGACGTGCTGCGGCTGTTCCAGCCCTTTGGGGTCATCGACGAATGCACCGTGCTGCGCGGGCCTGACGGCAGCAGCAAAG GCTGTGCCTTTGTGAAGTTCTCCTCCCACACCGAAGCCCAGGCGGCCATCCACGCCCTGCACGGCAGCCAGACCATGCCG GGCGCCTCCTCCAGCCTGGTGGTCAAGTTTGCCGACACGGACAAGGAGCGGACACTGCGGCGCATGCAACAGATGGTGGGCCAGCTGGGCATCCTGACGCCATCCCTCACCCTGCCCTTCAGCCCTTACAGTGCCTACGCCCAGGCT ctcatgcagCAGCAGACAACGGTCCTGTCCACGTCGGGCAGCTACCTGAGCCCTGGCGTGGCCTTCTCACCCTGCCACATCCAGCAGATTGGCGCTGTCAGCCTTAACGGGCTGCCTGCCACGCCCATCGCCCCTGCCTCTG GACTGCACTCACCCCCGCTGCTTGGCACCACTGCCGTGCCTGGGCTCGTGGCTCCCATCACCAATGGCTTCGCAGGTGTCGTGCCCTTTCCTGGGGGGCACCCCGCCCTAGAGACCGTGTATGCCAATGGCCTTGTGCCCTACCCAG CTCAGAGTCCGACCGTAGCCGAGACCCTCCATCCCGCCTTCTCTGGAGTCCAGCAGTACACAG CCATGTACCCTACGGCGGCCATCACGCCCATCGCGCACAGCGTCCCCCAGCCGCCGCCCctcctgcagcagcagcagcgagaAG GTCCCGAAGGCTGTAACCTGTTTATCTACCACCTCCCCCAGGAGTTTGGAGACACGGAGCTGACGCAGATGTTCCTGCCCTTCGGCAATATCATCTCCTCCAAGGTGTTTATGGATCGGGCCACCAACCAGAGCAAATGTTTTG gaccCCGCGAGCCGGGAAGCCGGGGCCGCAGCGCTGGAGGAAGCGGAGGACGCCCACGTTGCCCACCATCGCGGGTCCACCCCGGTCTCCGCAGGCTTCGTGAGCTTTGA
- the CELF5 gene encoding CUGBP Elav-like family member 5 isoform X1, with protein sequence MARPIQVKPADSESRGGRDRKLFVGMLNKQQSEEDVLRLFQPFGVIDECTVLRGPDGSSKGCAFVKFSSHTEAQAAIHALHGSQTMPGASSSLVVKFADTDKERTLRRMQQMVGQLGILTPSLTLPFSPYSAYAQALMQQQTTVLSTSGSYLSPGVAFSPCHIQQIGAVSLNGLPATPIAPASGLHSPPLLGTTAVPGLVAPITNGFAGVVPFPGGHPALETVYANGLVPYPAQSPTVAETLHPAFSGVQQYTAMYPTAAITPIAHSVPQPPPLLQQQQREGPEGCNLFIYHLPQEFGDTELTQMFLPFGNIISSKVFMDRATNQSKCFGFVSFDNPASAQTAIQAMNGFQIGMKRLKVQLKRPKDPGHPY encoded by the exons AGGACGTGCTGCGGCTGTTCCAGCCCTTTGGGGTCATCGACGAATGCACCGTGCTGCGCGGGCCTGACGGCAGCAGCAAAG GCTGTGCCTTTGTGAAGTTCTCCTCCCACACCGAAGCCCAGGCGGCCATCCACGCCCTGCACGGCAGCCAGACCATGCCG GGCGCCTCCTCCAGCCTGGTGGTCAAGTTTGCCGACACGGACAAGGAGCGGACACTGCGGCGCATGCAACAGATGGTGGGCCAGCTGGGCATCCTGACGCCATCCCTCACCCTGCCCTTCAGCCCTTACAGTGCCTACGCCCAGGCT ctcatgcagCAGCAGACAACGGTCCTGTCCACGTCGGGCAGCTACCTGAGCCCTGGCGTGGCCTTCTCACCCTGCCACATCCAGCAGATTGGCGCTGTCAGCCTTAACGGGCTGCCTGCCACGCCCATCGCCCCTGCCTCTG GACTGCACTCACCCCCGCTGCTTGGCACCACTGCCGTGCCTGGGCTCGTGGCTCCCATCACCAATGGCTTCGCAGGTGTCGTGCCCTTTCCTGGGGGGCACCCCGCCCTAGAGACCGTGTATGCCAATGGCCTTGTGCCCTACCCAG CTCAGAGTCCGACCGTAGCCGAGACCCTCCATCCCGCCTTCTCTGGAGTCCAGCAGTACACAG CCATGTACCCTACGGCGGCCATCACGCCCATCGCGCACAGCGTCCCCCAGCCGCCGCCCctcctgcagcagcagcagcgagaAG GTCCCGAAGGCTGTAACCTGTTTATCTACCACCTCCCCCAGGAGTTTGGAGACACGGAGCTGACGCAGATGTTCCTGCCCTTCGGCAATATCATCTCCTCCAAGGTGTTTATGGATCGGGCCACCAACCAGAGCAAATGTTTTG GCTTCGTGAGCTTTGACAACCCGGCCAGCGCGCAGACGGCCATCCAGGCCATGAACGGCTTTCAGATTGGCATGAAGAGGCTCAAAGTGCAGCTGAAGCGGCCCAAAGACCCGGGACACCCCTACTGA
- the CELF5 gene encoding CUGBP Elav-like family member 5 isoform X3, with amino-acid sequence MARPIQVKPADSESRGGRDRKLFVGMLNKQQSEEDVLRLFQPFGVIDECTVLRGPDGSSKGCAFVKFSSHTEAQAAIHALHGSQTMPGASSSLVVKFADTDKERTLRRMQQMVGQLGILTPSLTLPFSPYSAYAQALMQQQTTVLSTSGSYLSPGVAFSPCHIQQIGAVSLNGLPATPIAPASGLHSPPLLGTTAVPGLVAPITNGFAGVVPFPGGHPALETVYANGLVPYPAQSPTVAETLHPAFSGVQQYTGPEGCNLFIYHLPQEFGDTELTQMFLPFGNIISSKVFMDRATNQSKCFGFVSFDNPASAQTAIQAMNGFQIGMKRLKVQLKRPKDPGHPY; translated from the exons AGGACGTGCTGCGGCTGTTCCAGCCCTTTGGGGTCATCGACGAATGCACCGTGCTGCGCGGGCCTGACGGCAGCAGCAAAG GCTGTGCCTTTGTGAAGTTCTCCTCCCACACCGAAGCCCAGGCGGCCATCCACGCCCTGCACGGCAGCCAGACCATGCCG GGCGCCTCCTCCAGCCTGGTGGTCAAGTTTGCCGACACGGACAAGGAGCGGACACTGCGGCGCATGCAACAGATGGTGGGCCAGCTGGGCATCCTGACGCCATCCCTCACCCTGCCCTTCAGCCCTTACAGTGCCTACGCCCAGGCT ctcatgcagCAGCAGACAACGGTCCTGTCCACGTCGGGCAGCTACCTGAGCCCTGGCGTGGCCTTCTCACCCTGCCACATCCAGCAGATTGGCGCTGTCAGCCTTAACGGGCTGCCTGCCACGCCCATCGCCCCTGCCTCTG GACTGCACTCACCCCCGCTGCTTGGCACCACTGCCGTGCCTGGGCTCGTGGCTCCCATCACCAATGGCTTCGCAGGTGTCGTGCCCTTTCCTGGGGGGCACCCCGCCCTAGAGACCGTGTATGCCAATGGCCTTGTGCCCTACCCAG CTCAGAGTCCGACCGTAGCCGAGACCCTCCATCCCGCCTTCTCTGGAGTCCAGCAGTACACAG GTCCCGAAGGCTGTAACCTGTTTATCTACCACCTCCCCCAGGAGTTTGGAGACACGGAGCTGACGCAGATGTTCCTGCCCTTCGGCAATATCATCTCCTCCAAGGTGTTTATGGATCGGGCCACCAACCAGAGCAAATGTTTTG GCTTCGTGAGCTTTGACAACCCGGCCAGCGCGCAGACGGCCATCCAGGCCATGAACGGCTTTCAGATTGGCATGAAGAGGCTCAAAGTGCAGCTGAAGCGGCCCAAAGACCCGGGACACCCCTACTGA
- the CELF5 gene encoding CUGBP Elav-like family member 5 isoform X5, with the protein MARPIQVKPADSESRGGDRKLFVGMLNKQQSEEDVLRLFQPFGVIDECTVLRGPDGSSKGCAFVKFSSHTEAQAAIHALHGSQTMPGASSSLVVKFADTDKERTLRRMQQMVGQLGILTPSLTLPFSPYSAYAQALMQQQTTVLSTSGSYLSPGVAFSPCHIQQIGAVSLNGLPATPIAPASGLHSPPLLGTTAVPGLVAPITNGFAGVVPFPGGHPALETVYANGLVPYPAQSPTVAETLHPAFSGVQQYTAMYPTAAITPIAHSVPQPPPLLQQQQREGPEGCNLFIYHLPQEFGDTELTQMFLPFGNIISSKVFMDRATNQSKCFGFVSFDNPASAQTAIQAMNGFQIGMKRLKVQLKRPKDPGHPY; encoded by the exons AGGACGTGCTGCGGCTGTTCCAGCCCTTTGGGGTCATCGACGAATGCACCGTGCTGCGCGGGCCTGACGGCAGCAGCAAAG GCTGTGCCTTTGTGAAGTTCTCCTCCCACACCGAAGCCCAGGCGGCCATCCACGCCCTGCACGGCAGCCAGACCATGCCG GGCGCCTCCTCCAGCCTGGTGGTCAAGTTTGCCGACACGGACAAGGAGCGGACACTGCGGCGCATGCAACAGATGGTGGGCCAGCTGGGCATCCTGACGCCATCCCTCACCCTGCCCTTCAGCCCTTACAGTGCCTACGCCCAGGCT ctcatgcagCAGCAGACAACGGTCCTGTCCACGTCGGGCAGCTACCTGAGCCCTGGCGTGGCCTTCTCACCCTGCCACATCCAGCAGATTGGCGCTGTCAGCCTTAACGGGCTGCCTGCCACGCCCATCGCCCCTGCCTCTG GACTGCACTCACCCCCGCTGCTTGGCACCACTGCCGTGCCTGGGCTCGTGGCTCCCATCACCAATGGCTTCGCAGGTGTCGTGCCCTTTCCTGGGGGGCACCCCGCCCTAGAGACCGTGTATGCCAATGGCCTTGTGCCCTACCCAG CTCAGAGTCCGACCGTAGCCGAGACCCTCCATCCCGCCTTCTCTGGAGTCCAGCAGTACACAG CCATGTACCCTACGGCGGCCATCACGCCCATCGCGCACAGCGTCCCCCAGCCGCCGCCCctcctgcagcagcagcagcgagaAG GTCCCGAAGGCTGTAACCTGTTTATCTACCACCTCCCCCAGGAGTTTGGAGACACGGAGCTGACGCAGATGTTCCTGCCCTTCGGCAATATCATCTCCTCCAAGGTGTTTATGGATCGGGCCACCAACCAGAGCAAATGTTTTG GCTTCGTGAGCTTTGACAACCCGGCCAGCGCGCAGACGGCCATCCAGGCCATGAACGGCTTTCAGATTGGCATGAAGAGGCTCAAAGTGCAGCTGAAGCGGCCCAAAGACCCGGGACACCCCTACTGA